A genome region from Scomber japonicus isolate fScoJap1 chromosome 15, fScoJap1.pri, whole genome shotgun sequence includes the following:
- the fbxl2 gene encoding F-box/LRR-repeat protein 2, which yields MNGITKGRFEVFSNSDEAPINKKLPKELLLRIFSYLDVVTLCRCAQVSKAWNVLALDGSNWQKIDLFNFQTDIEGRVVENISKRCGGFLRQLSLRGCLSVGDASMKTFAQNCRNIEVLNLNGCTKITDSTCLSLSKFCSKLKHLDLTSCVSVSNHSLKALSDGCRMLEMLNLSWCDQITRDGIEALARGCTGLRGLFLRGCTQLDDGALKHLQKHCPELTTINMQSCTQITDEGLVSLCRGCHKLQILCVSGCSNITDASLTALGLNCPRLKILEAARCSHVTDAGFTVLARNCHELEKMDLEECILVTDNTLVQLSIHCPRLQALSLSHCELITDDGIRALSSSTCGQERLTVVELDNCPLITDVTLEHLKSCHRLERIELYDCQQVTRAGIKRIRAHLPEIKVHAYFAPVTPPPSVHGGGQRLCRCCIIL from the exons ATGAACGGTATCACCAAGGGCCGGTTCGAG GTGTTCTCAAACAGCGATGAAGCCCCCATTAACAAGAAGCTCCCCAAAGAGCTCCTTCTTAG AATATTCTCCTATCTAGATGTGGTTACACTCTGTAGGTGTGCCCAAGTATCCAAG GCATGGAATGTCCTGGCCCTGGATGGTAGCAACTGGCAAAAGATCGACTTGTTCAACTTTCAGACAGACATAGAG GGTCGGGTGGTGGAGAACATTTCAAAGCGATGTGGGGGCTTCCTGAGGCAGCTGAGCCTCAGAGGCTGCCTCAGTGTGGGAGATGCCTCCATGAA GACATTTGCTCAGAACTGCAGAAACATCGAAGTATTGAACCTGAACGGCTGCACCAAGATCACAGACAGCACCTGCCTCAGCCTCAGTAAATTTTGCTCCAAACTCAAACACCTAGATCTCACCTCCTGTGTGTCCGTCAGCAACCACTCCCTCAAGGCCCTCAG TGATGGCTGCAGAATGCTGGAGATGTTGAACCTGTCGTGGTGTGACCAGATCACGCGTGATGGTATTGAGGCTCTGGCTAGAGGCTGCACCGGTTTACGAGGACTGTTCCTCAGAGGCTGCACACAG CTGGATGATGGAGCATTGAAACACCTTCAGAAACACTGCCCAGAACTCACCACCATCAATATGCAGTCTTGCACG CAAATAACAGATGAAGGCCTGGTCAGTCTGTGCCGAGGATGCCACAAGCTACagatcctctgtgtgtctggCTGCAGTAATATCACTGATGCCTCCCTCACTGCACTGGGACTCAACTGTCCCCGGCTCAA GATCCTTGAAGCTGCACGATGCTCCCATGTCACAGATGCTGGGTTCACTGTACTGGCCAGG AATTGTCATGAGCTTGAAAAAATGGACTTAGAAGAATGTATTTTG GTGACAGATAACACCCTGGTTCAGCTGTCTATCCACTGCCCTCGCCTGCAAGCCCTG TCCCTGTCCCACTGCGAGCTGATCACAGATGACGGCATCAGAGCTCTGAGCAGCAGCACTTGTGGCCAAGAGCGCCTCACTGTGGTGGAGCTGGACAACTGCCCCCTCATCACTGATGTGACCCTGGAGCACCTGAAGAGCTGCCATCGTCTGGAGCGCATCGAACTCTACGACTGTCAGCAAGTGACCAGGGCTGGCATCAAACGGATCCGG GCGCATCTTCCAGAGATCAAGGTCCATGCCTACTTTGCCCCAGTGACACCCCCTCCCTCTGTACATGGAGGTGGCCAGCGTCTGTGCCGCTGCTGCATCATCCTCTGA